Proteins encoded by one window of Cannabis sativa cultivar Pink pepper isolate KNU-18-1 chromosome 4, ASM2916894v1, whole genome shotgun sequence:
- the LOC115713063 gene encoding GLABRA2 expression modulator — protein MEEPKAVETEKKLQNPIQDPHPIPDSKDSLHAPNGDGGWASVEMGSEPQHQAPPPTENQADPSTNRSPTGSKKSVRWSPELVSESTYTNSAATSPDRSNPYVASSPVPPSSSLSFKDSVASVKNVLGRWGKTVGEATKKAEDFAGNTWQHLKTGPSFADAAMGRIAQGTKVLAEGGYEKIFRQTFETVPEELLQNSFACYLSTSAGPVMGVLYVSTAKLAYCSDTPLSYKNGDKTEWSYYKVVIPLHQLKAVNPSSSRSNNSEKYIQVISIDNHEFWFMGFLNYNGAVKVLQDALEGRTLQSA, from the exons ATGGAAGAGCCCAAGGCAGTGGAGACGGAGAAGAAGCTCCAAAACCCCATTCAAGATCCGCACCCGATCCCCGATTCGAAAGACTCACTTCATGCTCCGAACGGCGACGGTGGCTGGGCAAGTGTAGAGATGGGATCGGAACCTCAACATCAAGCTCCGCCTCCGACTGAGAATCAGGCCGATCCATCGACGAACCGATCTCCAACAGGGTCTAAGAAATCGGTCAGGTGGAGCCCCGAATTAGTGTCTGAATCTACTTACACCAATAGCGCCGCGACTTCTCCTGATCGATCCAATCCCTACGTCGCTTCTTCCCCTGTTCCTCCTTCTTCCTCCTTGTCTTTCAAAG ATTCGGTTGCGTCGGTGAAAAATGTTCTGGGGAGATGGGGAAAGACGGTGGGTGAAGCGACGAAGAAGGCTGAGGATTTCGCTGGAAACACATGGCAGCACT TGAAAACGGGCCCTAGTTTTGCTGATGCTGCCATGGGAAGAATTGCCCAAGGAACAAAGGTCTTAGCTGAAGGCGGTTATGAGAAGATCTTTAGACAAACATTTGAGACAGTTCCTGAGGAGCTACTTCAAAATTCTTTTGCATGTTACCTATCCACATCAGCAGGTCCAGTTATGGGTGTTTTATATGTCTCTACAGCAAAGCTTGCATATTGTAGTGATACTCCTCTATCATATAAAAATGGTGACAAAACTGAATGGAGCTATTATAAG GTGGTTATCCCATTACACCAGCTTAAAGCGGTGAATCCATCGTCAAGCAGATCCAACAACTCTGAAAAGTATATCCAGGTTATCTCCATTGATAACCATGAATTTTGGTTCATGGGCTTCCTAAACTACAATGGGGCTGTCAAAGTCCTACAAGACGCTTTAGAAGGCCGCACCTTACAATCTGCATGA
- the LOC133037310 gene encoding uncharacterized protein LOC133037310, with product MATTKSGSKLLSPAKIFLKIFKKPPTNSSKVDPKMSLKRIAKKGMSDVVEPSGSKKRPIPNKIESRKTKRAKSSKSAKDVISYFDFEDEVHDGEVKPKVKSKVHAKSSEKYEDFDLPKKKILLRCLFLCFFIVPFLFFPFLLFHVICQ from the exons ATGGCCACCACTAAGTCGGGTTCGAAGTTGCTTTCCCCagctaaaatttttttaaaaatttttaagaaaCCTCCTACAAATTCATCTAAAGTTGATCCTAAGATGAGTTTGAAGCGCATTGCGAAGAAAGGAATGAGTGATGTTGTAGAGCCATCTGGTTCTAAGAAAAGACCTATTCCAAATAAAATTGAGTCTCGTAAGACAAAGAGAGCAAAATCTTCGAAATCTGCCAAGGAT GTTAtatcttattttgattttgaggATGAAGTGCATGATGGGGAAGTGAAGCCTAAAGTTAAATCCAAG GTCCATGCTAAGAGCTCAGAAAAGTATGAAGACTTTgacttacccaaaaaaaaaatccttctaAGGTgtctttttttgtgtttttttatagTACCATTTCTGTTTTTCCCTTTTCTATTGTTTCATGTCATTTGTCAGTGA